A single Brevundimonas sp. SL130 DNA region contains:
- a CDS encoding LamG-like jellyroll fold domain-containing protein, with amino-acid sequence MITRRAAAVGLGLVAGGCTTMGGAAVSQNGAREGARVWTFDNLRQIDGFAVHVEGAPALVETPWGNGVRFDGQDDALFLDAHPLAGAAEFTFEALFRPEGGAFEQRWFHLQEIGPDGTPTDTRILFEIRTRDGEWWLDAFAKGPGYNHTLITEAKRFPVGRWFHVAQTFGDGLYSSFIDGVLQDQSPLAFKPQGEGRCSVGCRYNRVSPFRGSVRAAAFDRRARPPAAFVLPSARPPT; translated from the coding sequence ATGATCACAAGGCGCGCCGCCGCCGTCGGCCTGGGCCTTGTGGCTGGTGGATGCACGACGATGGGGGGCGCCGCCGTCTCGCAAAACGGCGCCCGAGAGGGGGCGCGGGTCTGGACCTTCGACAATCTGCGCCAGATCGACGGGTTTGCCGTGCATGTCGAGGGCGCGCCGGCCCTGGTGGAAACGCCTTGGGGAAACGGGGTCCGCTTCGACGGTCAGGATGACGCCTTGTTCCTGGACGCTCATCCCCTCGCGGGCGCGGCGGAGTTCACCTTCGAGGCCCTGTTTCGGCCCGAGGGCGGCGCGTTCGAACAGCGGTGGTTCCATCTTCAGGAGATCGGGCCCGATGGAACGCCGACCGACACCCGAATTTTGTTCGAGATCCGGACCCGTGACGGCGAATGGTGGCTGGACGCCTTCGCCAAGGGGCCTGGCTATAACCACACCCTGATCACCGAGGCCAAGCGGTTCCCGGTCGGGCGTTGGTTCCATGTGGCCCAGACCTTCGGCGACGGCCTCTACAGCAGTTTCATCGACGGGGTTTTGCAGGATCAGTCGCCTCTGGCCTTCAAGCCCCAGGGCGAGGGGCGCTGTTCTGTCGGCTGTCGCTACAACCGGGTCAGTCCCTTTCGGGGCTCTGTCCGCGCCGCCGCGTTTGACCGGCGAGCGCGGCCGCCCGCCGCCTTCGTGCTGCCGAGCGCGAGACCTCCGACCTAA
- a CDS encoding TRAP transporter substrate-binding protein gives MPTRRAALAAPLLLGAAACSQAIGERPLRGADTHAAGYPTVQAVDYFGELLSKRTDGRLRLRNYPGGQLGGEGDTLEITMFGGLDLNRVNLAPLNVIEPTTFVPALPFLFRSTDHMRRSLDGAPGRAILQTLRPHGLIGLCFYDSGQRSFYNRLRPVRTPKDLAGMKIRVQPSDLYVAMVRALGANPTPIPFGEVYQALVQGVVDGAENNMPSYDDTRHHEVARYFTATGHVMAPEVLVMSQRTWDRLTPADRDLVRTCADESVPYMRGLWDAREATSRAKVIAAGCQLIEDVDVEPFRALMAPVWERFVVTDLQKRLVRDIQAME, from the coding sequence ATCCCGACACGACGCGCCGCCCTGGCCGCGCCCCTGCTGCTGGGTGCTGCGGCCTGCAGCCAAGCGATCGGGGAACGTCCCCTGCGCGGCGCGGACACCCACGCCGCCGGCTATCCCACCGTCCAGGCCGTCGATTATTTCGGCGAACTTCTGTCCAAACGCACCGACGGACGCTTGCGCCTGCGCAACTACCCCGGCGGTCAGCTGGGCGGGGAGGGCGACACCCTTGAGATCACCATGTTCGGAGGCCTGGATCTGAACCGGGTCAATCTGGCGCCGCTCAACGTGATCGAGCCCACGACCTTCGTTCCGGCTCTGCCCTTCCTGTTCCGGTCCACCGACCACATGCGCCGGTCCTTGGACGGTGCGCCGGGCCGCGCCATCCTTCAGACCCTTCGGCCCCACGGTCTGATCGGTCTGTGCTTCTACGATTCCGGCCAGCGGTCCTTCTACAACCGGCTCCGCCCTGTTCGGACGCCCAAGGATCTGGCCGGGATGAAGATTCGGGTGCAGCCCTCGGACCTCTACGTCGCCATGGTGCGGGCCCTGGGCGCCAATCCCACGCCCATTCCCTTCGGCGAGGTCTATCAGGCCCTGGTGCAAGGCGTGGTGGACGGCGCCGAGAACAATATGCCGTCCTACGACGACACGCGGCACCACGAGGTGGCGCGCTATTTCACCGCCACCGGCCACGTCATGGCGCCCGAGGTCTTGGTGATGTCCCAGCGCACATGGGATCGGCTGACGCCGGCCGACCGGGATCTGGTCAGGACCTGCGCCGATGAGAGCGTGCCCTATATGCGCGGCCTCTGGGACGCCCGCGAGGCGACGTCCCGCGCCAAGGTGATCGCCGCCGGCTGCCAGTTGATCGAGGACGTGGACGTCGAACCGTTCCGCGCCCTGATGGCCCCCGTGTGGGAGCGGTTCGTCGTCACAGACCTGCAAAAGCGGCTGGTCCGCGACATCCAGGCCATGGAGTAG
- a CDS encoding TRAP transporter small permease: protein MLSILSVLSRWISRLTLAFAAAGLVVMTAVIGWQVFARYVLKDSPAWAEAASLALMVWFILLAAAVGVREQFHIGMTAVTDALPPGLAKLTRALSLLIVGGFGAAMGVWGGELVMRTWHIEIATLGISRGFSYLPLPIAGWLIVFFSIEHLIAESRGGKVEPLWS from the coding sequence ATGCTGTCCATACTCTCCGTCCTTTCCCGCTGGATCAGCCGCCTGACGCTGGCGTTCGCCGCCGCCGGCCTGGTGGTCATGACGGCCGTCATCGGCTGGCAGGTCTTCGCCCGCTATGTGTTGAAGGACTCGCCGGCCTGGGCCGAGGCCGCATCCCTGGCCCTGATGGTCTGGTTCATTCTGCTCGCCGCCGCCGTGGGGGTGCGTGAGCAGTTCCATATCGGCATGACAGCAGTGACCGACGCCCTGCCGCCAGGCCTCGCCAAGCTCACGCGCGCCCTGTCCCTGTTGATCGTGGGTGGCTTCGGCGCCGCCATGGGGGTTTGGGGCGGCGAACTGGTGATGCGCACCTGGCACATCGAGATCGCGACCCTGGGGATTTCTCGCGGATTTAGCTACCTGCCCCTGCCGATCGCGGGCTGGCTCATTGTCTTTTTCTCAATCGAACATCTGATCGCCGAGTCCCGCGGCGGAAAGGTTGAACCGCTATGGAGCTGA
- a CDS encoding TRAP transporter large permease, with amino-acid sequence MELTLLLGTLLVLLLLGVPVAFALGVASLATFIYMDIAPLVAFQRIAAGVNVFALMAIPFFIFAGDLMQQAGIADRLVRVANAAVGRIRGGLGPVNVGASMMFGGVSGSAIASASALGSTLIPMMKQRGYDADYSVNVTTTAAITGLLIPPSHNMIIYAAAAGVSISVADLFMAGLAPGLVTGLILMVVAWLVAVKRGYPRGEFPGWSAFVRAFIDAIPGLLTAVIIFGGILGGVFTPTESSAVAVIYTLVVGFMVYRTLSFRGFITAAVNAVKTTAMVMLIIGSAAAFGWLLALNEAPEQLAGLMRMVSDNPIIILLMINIILLLLGTFMDMAPLIVITSPIFLPVAMEAGMDPVQFGVVLMLNLGIGLVTPPVGSVLFVGCAVGKIRVEDTVKTMWPFYLALIFSLMLITYVPAFSMALPNLLR; translated from the coding sequence ATGGAGCTGACGCTTCTCCTCGGAACCTTGCTGGTGCTGCTCCTGTTGGGCGTGCCGGTGGCCTTCGCCCTGGGCGTCGCCTCCCTGGCGACCTTCATCTATATGGACATCGCGCCCCTGGTGGCCTTCCAGCGCATAGCGGCCGGGGTGAACGTCTTCGCCCTGATGGCCATTCCCTTCTTCATCTTCGCCGGCGACCTAATGCAGCAGGCAGGCATCGCGGACCGGCTGGTGCGGGTGGCGAACGCGGCGGTCGGACGTATTCGGGGCGGACTGGGACCGGTCAATGTGGGCGCCTCAATGATGTTCGGCGGCGTGTCCGGTTCGGCGATCGCCAGCGCCTCCGCCCTGGGCTCGACCCTGATCCCCATGATGAAGCAGCGCGGCTACGACGCCGACTACTCGGTCAACGTCACCACCACGGCGGCGATCACCGGCCTGCTGATCCCGCCGTCGCACAATATGATCATCTATGCGGCGGCCGCAGGGGTCTCCATCTCGGTGGCGGACCTGTTCATGGCGGGGCTTGCGCCCGGTCTCGTCACCGGCCTGATCCTGATGGTTGTCGCCTGGCTGGTGGCGGTGAAGCGCGGCTATCCTCGCGGCGAGTTTCCCGGCTGGAGCGCCTTCGTCCGCGCCTTCATCGACGCCATTCCCGGCCTGCTCACCGCCGTGATCATCTTCGGCGGCATCCTGGGCGGGGTCTTCACCCCGACGGAAAGCTCGGCCGTGGCGGTGATCTACACCCTTGTGGTCGGCTTCATGGTCTATCGCACCCTGTCCTTCCGAGGCTTCATCACCGCCGCCGTGAATGCGGTGAAGACCACGGCCATGGTCATGTTGATCATCGGCTCGGCGGCGGCCTTCGGCTGGCTGCTGGCCCTGAACGAAGCCCCTGAGCAGTTGGCGGGCCTGATGCGGATGGTCTCGGACAATCCCATCATCATCCTGCTGATGATCAACATCATCCTGCTCCTGCTCGGCACCTTTATGGACATGGCGCCGCTGATCGTGATCACTTCGCCCATCTTCCTGCCTGTGGCGATGGAGGCAGGCATGGATCCGGTGCAGTTCGGCGTCGTGCTGATGCTGAACCTGGGCATCGGCCTGGTCACTCCGCCCGTCGGTTCAGTGCTCTTCGTCGGCTGCGCCGTCGGTAAGATCCGGGTCGAGGATACGGTCAAGACCATGTGGCCCTTCTATCTGGCCCTGATCTTCTCCCTGATGCTGATCACCTATGTACCCGCCTTCTCCATGGCTTTGCCAAACCTGCTGCGATGA
- a CDS encoding mannitol dehydrogenase family protein, producing the protein MIERLSEARLGALPSIVARPAYDRAAVGIGVVHLGVGAFHRAHQAVVFDDALAAGDLRWGVLGASLRSSGVRDQLNPQDGLYTLVVRDGAEEHLRVIGAGRGVLVGPEDPAALVAAMARPDVHIVTLTVTEKGYRLDPATGDLRFDDADVAADLADIDAPRTAPGFIVAALRARKAAGLKPFTVISCDNLPHNGKRIRAGVIAMARRIDPSLAHWIEVEGAFPQTMIDRIVPATTADDIAGLAVRLDVIDQGMVKAEPFTQWVIEDWFAGERPDFPSLGVQLTDAVEPWENAKLRLLNGAHSAIAYLGALSGYEHVHEAVAVPAFRAYVEALWDEAQTTLNPPQGLDIPTYRDALMARFSNAALMHRTRQIAMDGSQKLPQRLLAGAAERLAAGQGIKALALGVAAWMKWQSGVTEGGEVFIVDDPLAAKTAERLEGVDDDPSRVLALLGLSEVFPTRLADDNRFAVAVTDAYLSLSRNGAVEAARLAVE; encoded by the coding sequence ATGATCGAAAGACTGTCTGAGGCCCGCCTCGGCGCCCTGCCGTCGATCGTCGCGCGCCCGGCCTATGACCGCGCGGCGGTCGGGATCGGGGTGGTCCATCTGGGCGTCGGCGCCTTTCACCGGGCGCATCAGGCGGTGGTGTTCGACGACGCTCTCGCGGCCGGCGACCTGCGCTGGGGCGTGCTGGGCGCCTCGCTGCGGTCGTCCGGCGTGCGTGATCAGCTGAACCCGCAGGACGGCCTCTACACCCTGGTGGTCCGTGACGGGGCGGAGGAGCATCTGCGGGTGATCGGGGCCGGTCGCGGCGTTCTGGTCGGGCCGGAAGATCCCGCAGCCCTGGTCGCGGCCATGGCCCGCCCGGACGTCCATATCGTCACCCTGACCGTGACCGAGAAGGGCTATCGACTCGATCCGGCGACGGGCGATTTGCGGTTCGACGACGCGGATGTGGCCGCTGACCTTGCGGATATCGACGCCCCCCGAACGGCGCCCGGCTTCATCGTCGCGGCGCTGCGGGCGCGAAAGGCAGCGGGCCTGAAGCCCTTCACCGTCATCAGTTGCGACAATCTTCCCCACAATGGAAAACGCATCCGCGCCGGGGTCATCGCCATGGCTCGCCGGATCGACCCGTCGCTGGCCCATTGGATCGAGGTCGAGGGCGCCTTCCCTCAGACCATGATTGACCGGATCGTCCCTGCGACCACGGCCGACGACATCGCCGGCCTGGCCGTCCGCCTCGACGTCATCGACCAGGGGATGGTCAAGGCCGAGCCCTTCACCCAGTGGGTGATCGAGGACTGGTTCGCGGGCGAACGGCCGGACTTCCCCTCGCTCGGCGTGCAACTGACCGACGCGGTCGAGCCGTGGGAAAACGCCAAGCTGCGCCTGCTCAACGGCGCTCATTCGGCGATCGCCTATCTGGGCGCCCTGTCGGGCTATGAGCATGTCCACGAGGCCGTCGCCGTCCCGGCCTTCCGCGCCTATGTCGAGGCTCTGTGGGACGAGGCGCAGACCACGCTGAACCCGCCGCAGGGCCTGGATATCCCGACCTATCGCGATGCGCTTATGGCGCGTTTCTCCAACGCGGCCCTGATGCACCGTACGCGCCAGATCGCCATGGACGGGTCGCAGAAACTGCCTCAGCGGCTGCTGGCCGGCGCCGCCGAACGTCTGGCGGCCGGGCAGGGGATCAAGGCGCTGGCTCTGGGCGTCGCCGCCTGGATGAAATGGCAGTCCGGTGTGACCGAAGGCGGCGAGGTCTTCATCGTCGATGATCCGCTGGCGGCCAAGACCGCTGAGCGGCTGGAGGGCGTCGATGACGACCCGAGCCGTGTCCTGGCCCTGCTGGGTTTGTCTGAAGTCTTTCCGACCCGCTTGGCGGACGACAACCGGTTCGCGGTGGCGGTCACAGACGCCTATCTGTCGCTCAGCCGCAACGGCGCGGTCGAAGCCGCGCGTTTGGCGGTGGAGTAA
- a CDS encoding UxaA family hydrolase, with amino-acid sequence MSRVLILNPVDDVAIALDDIATGDTPDGLDAPARADIATGHKIARHAVEAGSLVRRYGQVIGRAKAAIAAGDHVHVHNLAMADDGREAEVGADLRPPTPLSGASFNGIVRPDGRVGTRNYVGVLTSVNCSATVARRIADAFPDSSLPQGVDGVVAFTHQGGCGGSSLSSDVTLLQRTLAGYARHPNFHSILIVGLGCEANQIPAWLTSQGLEAGPHLRALTIQEAGGTARAIEAGVAIVRDLVVEAAKIERRPVSASHLTVGLQCGGSDGWSGVTANPALGAAVDLLVAHGGSAMLSETPEIWGAEHLLLRRAASQEVADRLNARLDWWRDYAERHQMELNNNPSPGNLKGGLTTILEKSLGAVAKSGSTPLNDVIGYAQPLQAKGLSFMDSPGYDPCSATGQIASGANLIVFTTGRGSVFGAKPAPSIKVASNAKLANWMDEDMDIDASPVLTGTSLAEVGAAIFQKMLDVASGEPSKSEALGIGDNEFVPWQVGAYL; translated from the coding sequence ATGTCCCGCGTCCTGATCCTCAACCCCGTCGACGACGTCGCCATCGCCCTGGATGACATCGCGACCGGCGATACGCCCGACGGCCTGGACGCCCCCGCGCGGGCCGATATCGCCACGGGGCACAAGATCGCCCGGCATGCGGTGGAGGCGGGCAGTCTGGTCCGCCGCTATGGCCAGGTCATCGGTCGCGCCAAGGCGGCTATCGCGGCCGGAGATCACGTCCACGTCCACAACCTGGCCATGGCTGACGATGGGCGAGAGGCGGAGGTCGGTGCTGACCTGCGTCCACCCACGCCGTTGTCGGGCGCAAGCTTCAACGGCATTGTCCGCCCGGATGGTCGGGTCGGCACCCGCAACTACGTGGGCGTCCTGACCAGCGTGAACTGTTCGGCGACGGTCGCGCGCCGTATCGCCGACGCCTTCCCGGATTCAAGTCTGCCCCAAGGCGTGGACGGCGTCGTCGCCTTTACGCACCAGGGCGGCTGTGGCGGTTCTTCGCTCAGCAGCGACGTGACCCTGTTGCAGCGGACCCTGGCCGGCTACGCCCGTCATCCGAACTTCCACTCCATCCTCATCGTCGGCCTGGGGTGCGAGGCCAATCAGATCCCCGCCTGGCTGACCAGCCAAGGTCTGGAGGCGGGCCCGCATCTGCGCGCTCTGACCATCCAGGAGGCCGGCGGCACCGCTCGCGCCATCGAGGCCGGGGTCGCGATCGTCCGCGATCTGGTCGTCGAGGCGGCCAAGATCGAACGCCGGCCCGTGTCCGCGTCGCACCTGACCGTCGGGTTGCAGTGCGGCGGCTCGGACGGCTGGTCCGGCGTCACGGCCAATCCGGCCTTGGGCGCTGCGGTGGATCTACTGGTCGCCCACGGCGGTTCGGCCATGCTGTCCGAGACGCCCGAGATCTGGGGCGCGGAACATTTGCTGCTGCGGCGCGCGGCGTCTCAGGAGGTGGCGGACAGGCTGAACGCGCGTCTGGACTGGTGGCGCGACTATGCCGAGCGGCATCAGATGGAGCTGAACAATAACCCCTCGCCGGGCAATCTGAAGGGCGGTCTGACGACGATCCTGGAGAAGTCGTTGGGCGCGGTGGCCAAGTCGGGGTCCACCCCCCTGAACGATGTGATCGGCTATGCGCAGCCGCTGCAGGCCAAGGGGCTCAGCTTCATGGACAGCCCCGGCTATGACCCCTGCTCGGCCACGGGCCAGATCGCCTCGGGCGCCAATCTGATCGTCTTCACCACGGGCCGGGGCTCCGTCTTCGGCGCCAAGCCCGCGCCTTCGATCAAGGTCGCCTCCAACGCCAAATTGGCCAACTGGATGGACGAGGATATGGACATCGACGCCTCGCCCGTCCTGACCGGGACCAGCCTGGCCGAGGTCGGCGCGGCCATCTTCCAGAAGATGCTGGACGTGGCTTCGGGCGAACCGTCCAAGTCTGAAGCCCTGGGCATCGGCGACAATGAGTTCGTGCCCTGGCAGGTGGGGGCCTATCTCTAG
- a CDS encoding pectate lyase: protein MPAPSMNRRALLAAGAAATFVAASAPALPAGAQASPDRAAVLDAMKRAARFMVEEAAVQGGYVWQYLPDFSRRWGELEAGPTMIWVQPPGTATMGHLYLDAYHATGDAFYYEAAKSAADALIRGQHPAGGWNYVIDTAGEDSLKQWYATVAANAWRLEEFHHYYGNATFDDAGTAEASQLLLRVYLEKKDRKYLAPLNKAIRFVLDSQYANGGWPQRYPFVENGGLHGHADYTPYITFNDDVAGENLEFLIYAYHGLARNGRGDARVLDAIHRGMDIFVKTQQPQPQPAWGLQHFPDTLKPAGARTIEPQAFVTHATGTNIKSMLGFYRLTGDRKYLARLPEAMDWLDQVATKPPLNTPGRTHPTFVLEGANTPIYIHRRGSNIANGQYYADDNPTNLIVHYGSFRNVDTPALRAEYARLSALSVEEATRGSPLKARPGSLNLPRYFTLQDVDVWDMSSDARRLSRPHANRAAEVMAGLNARGYWSTPLTTTSNPYKGPSPTAVTGGEYQMTRVGDLWDTSPYQTDFPVEGVSTAVFIRNMGDLIEALGA, encoded by the coding sequence ATGCCCGCACCGTCCATGAACCGTCGCGCCCTGCTGGCCGCCGGCGCCGCCGCCACCTTCGTCGCCGCCTCGGCCCCCGCCCTGCCCGCCGGCGCCCAGGCCTCGCCCGACCGCGCCGCCGTTCTGGACGCCATGAAGCGCGCCGCCCGGTTCATGGTCGAGGAGGCCGCTGTGCAAGGCGGCTACGTCTGGCAATACCTGCCCGACTTCTCGCGCCGCTGGGGGGAACTGGAGGCCGGCCCGACCATGATCTGGGTCCAGCCGCCCGGTACGGCCACCATGGGCCACCTCTACCTGGACGCCTATCACGCCACCGGCGACGCCTTCTATTACGAGGCCGCCAAGTCCGCCGCCGACGCCCTGATCCGGGGCCAGCACCCGGCCGGCGGCTGGAACTATGTCATCGACACCGCCGGCGAAGACTCGCTGAAACAGTGGTACGCCACGGTCGCCGCCAACGCCTGGCGGCTGGAGGAATTCCACCACTACTATGGCAACGCCACCTTCGACGACGCCGGCACGGCCGAGGCGTCGCAGCTGCTGCTGCGGGTCTATCTGGAGAAGAAGGACCGCAAATATCTGGCGCCGCTGAACAAGGCGATCCGCTTCGTTCTGGACAGCCAGTACGCCAACGGCGGCTGGCCCCAGCGCTATCCCTTCGTCGAAAACGGCGGCCTGCACGGGCACGCCGACTACACCCCCTACATCACCTTCAACGACGATGTGGCGGGCGAGAACCTGGAGTTCCTGATCTACGCCTATCACGGCCTGGCCCGGAACGGTCGCGGCGACGCCAGGGTGCTGGACGCCATCCACCGCGGCATGGACATCTTCGTAAAGACCCAGCAGCCGCAGCCGCAACCGGCGTGGGGCCTGCAACATTTCCCTGACACGCTGAAGCCGGCCGGCGCCCGCACCATCGAGCCCCAGGCCTTCGTCACCCATGCGACAGGGACGAACATCAAGTCGATGCTGGGCTTCTACCGCCTGACCGGCGACCGCAAATATCTGGCCCGCCTGCCCGAGGCCATGGACTGGCTGGACCAGGTCGCGACCAAGCCGCCGCTGAACACGCCGGGCCGGACGCATCCGACGTTCGTCCTCGAGGGCGCCAACACCCCGATCTACATCCACCGGCGCGGCTCCAACATCGCCAACGGCCAGTATTACGCCGACGACAATCCGACCAATCTGATCGTCCACTACGGCTCGTTCCGCAACGTGGACACCCCGGCCCTGCGCGCCGAATATGCACGCCTGTCGGCCCTGTCCGTCGAGGAGGCGACGCGCGGTTCACCGCTGAAGGCCCGCCCTGGCTCGCTGAACCTGCCGAGATATTTCACGCTTCAGGACGTGGACGTCTGGGACATGTCCAGCGATGCGCGGCGCCTGAGCCGTCCGCACGCCAACCGCGCCGCCGAGGTGATGGCAGGCCTGAATGCGCGCGGCTATTGGTCCACACCGCTGACCACGACCTCCAACCCCTACAAGGGTCCGTCGCCCACAGCGGTGACCGGCGGCGAGTATCAGATGACCCGCGTCGGGGATCTGTGGGACACCTCGCCCTATCAGACCGACTTCCCGGTCGAGGGGGTCTCGACCGCCGTCTTCATCCGCAACATGGGCGACCTGATCGAGGCTCTGGGCGCGTAA
- a CDS encoding sugar kinase, protein MTHTDSPAGPQAASDRVASIGPQKGGRILCFGEMLLRFSPNQNELLLQSPALTVRPAGAEANVAVSLAQFGAPTSLATVLADNPLGRAARDEVRKHGVDASPVVFKPGRMGLYFLTPGAVRRPSEVLYDRAGSAFVEHVNTAFDWDQLLDGVEWLHASGVTPATGPNGSAAAVALIETAVRKGVKVSYDGNFRGKLWEQWDGDPPATLGRMLAGATLAFADDRDFALVLKTRFDDPDPAVRRRRAAAAAFAAFPRLQRIACTLRVQDSVADQALSAVMLTRSPDGVIETQAEAIQLAGVIDRVGGGDAFASGVLFGLWSGWTDQQALDFGLAAAGLKHSVPGDFNLFSAEDVHAAMQDNGFDIRR, encoded by the coding sequence ATGACCCACACCGACAGCCCGGCGGGGCCTCAAGCCGCGAGCGACCGCGTCGCGAGCATAGGCCCCCAAAAGGGTGGACGAATCCTCTGCTTCGGCGAGATGCTGCTGCGGTTCTCGCCGAACCAGAACGAGCTTTTGCTCCAGTCCCCCGCCCTGACGGTCCGTCCGGCGGGGGCCGAGGCGAACGTGGCCGTGTCCCTGGCCCAGTTCGGCGCCCCGACCAGCCTGGCCACCGTCCTGGCCGACAACCCCCTGGGCCGCGCGGCGCGGGACGAGGTGCGCAAACACGGGGTCGACGCCTCGCCCGTGGTGTTCAAGCCGGGACGGATGGGGCTGTATTTCCTGACGCCCGGCGCGGTGCGTCGCCCGTCCGAGGTTCTGTACGACCGCGCCGGCTCGGCCTTCGTCGAACATGTGAACACCGCCTTCGACTGGGACCAGTTGCTGGACGGGGTCGAATGGCTGCACGCCTCGGGCGTGACCCCGGCGACGGGGCCGAACGGCTCGGCCGCCGCCGTCGCCCTGATCGAGACCGCTGTCCGCAAGGGGGTCAAGGTCAGCTATGACGGCAATTTCCGCGGCAAGCTGTGGGAGCAGTGGGACGGCGATCCGCCCGCCACCCTGGGCCGGATGCTGGCCGGCGCCACGCTCGCCTTCGCCGACGACCGCGACTTCGCCCTGGTGCTCAAGACCCGGTTCGACGATCCCGATCCCGCCGTGCGCCGTCGCCGGGCCGCAGCCGCCGCCTTCGCCGCCTTCCCCCGCCTGCAACGCATCGCCTGCACCCTGCGCGTCCAGGACAGCGTCGCCGACCAGGCCCTGTCCGCCGTCATGCTGACCCGCAGCCCAGACGGCGTGATCGAGACCCAGGCCGAGGCCATTCAGCTGGCCGGCGTCATCGACCGCGTCGGCGGCGGCGACGCCTTCGCCTCCGGCGTCCTGTTCGGCCTGTGGAGCGGATGGACGGACCAACAGGCCCTCGACTTCGGCCTGGCCGCCGCCGGCCTCAAACACTCCGTCCCCGGCGACTTCAACCTGTTTTCGGCGGAGGATGTCCACGCCGCAATGCAGGATAATGGGTTCGATATCCGACGATAG
- the kduD gene encoding 2-dehydro-3-deoxy-D-gluconate 5-dehydrogenase KduD: MSNPFDLTGKVALVTGGNVGLGQGIALALAEAGADIVSVALSDSDETVALVQAMGRRAHAVSADLTSIEPVGRVVEEALAAMGRIDILVNNAGLIRRADAVDFTEADWDLVMNINLKTVFFMSQAVARLFIKQGDGGKIINIASMLSFQGGIRVPSYTASKSGVAGLTKLMANEWAPHRITANAIAPGYFATANTQALREDPVRSAEILGRIPAGRWGEPSDLGGAAVFLASRASDYVQGAILPVDGGWQAR; the protein is encoded by the coding sequence ATGAGCAACCCATTCGACCTGACCGGCAAGGTCGCCCTGGTCACCGGCGGCAATGTGGGCCTGGGGCAGGGCATCGCCCTGGCTCTGGCCGAGGCCGGGGCCGACATCGTCTCCGTCGCCTTGTCCGATTCCGACGAAACCGTCGCCCTGGTTCAGGCCATGGGCCGTCGCGCCCATGCCGTCAGCGCCGACCTGACCTCGATCGAGCCGGTCGGACGGGTGGTTGAGGAAGCCCTGGCGGCCATGGGCCGGATCGACATCCTGGTGAACAACGCCGGCCTGATCCGCCGCGCCGATGCGGTGGACTTCACCGAGGCCGACTGGGACCTGGTGATGAACATCAATCTGAAGACCGTCTTCTTCATGAGCCAGGCGGTCGCCCGCCTGTTCATCAAACAGGGCGACGGCGGCAAGATCATCAATATCGCCTCCATGCTGTCATTCCAGGGCGGCATCCGCGTGCCCTCCTATACGGCCTCCAAGTCGGGCGTCGCCGGCCTGACCAAGCTGATGGCCAACGAGTGGGCGCCCCACCGCATCACCGCCAACGCCATCGCGCCCGGCTATTTCGCCACCGCCAACACCCAGGCCCTGCGCGAGGATCCGGTCCGTTCGGCCGAGATCCTGGGCCGGATTCCGGCCGGCCGCTGGGGCGAGCCGTCGGATCTGGGGGGCGCCGCCGTCTTCCTGGCCAGCCGGGCCTCGGACTATGTCCAGGGCGCCATCCTGCCGGTCGACGGCGGCTGGCAGGCGCGCTGA
- a CDS encoding RpiB/LacA/LacB family sugar-phosphate isomerase, producing the protein MKIALIIENSQAAKSETVHAALTAVAEPMGHQVFHYGMYAADDKASLTYVMNGLLTGILLNSGAADFVVTGCGTGMGSMLACNSMPGVFCGLVIDPTDAFLFGQINDGNAISMPYAKGFGWAAELNLQDVYRKLFEGERGLGYPRERAEIMRKNRGILKDLKAVTCKDMLTVLKSIDQDLLKATVAGERFSEYFFANATDQGIRDYLKSVVSTSPVLETV; encoded by the coding sequence ATGAAGATCGCGCTCATCATCGAAAACAGCCAGGCCGCCAAGAGCGAGACTGTGCATGCCGCCCTGACCGCCGTCGCCGAGCCGATGGGGCATCAGGTGTTCCACTACGGAATGTACGCCGCCGACGACAAGGCGTCCCTGACCTATGTCATGAACGGCCTGCTGACCGGCATTCTGCTGAACTCGGGCGCCGCCGATTTCGTGGTCACCGGATGCGGGACCGGCATGGGCTCCATGCTGGCCTGCAACAGCATGCCGGGCGTCTTCTGCGGCCTGGTCATCGACCCGACCGACGCCTTCCTGTTCGGCCAGATCAACGACGGCAACGCCATCTCCATGCCCTACGCCAAGGGCTTCGGCTGGGCGGCGGAGCTGAACCTTCAGGACGTCTATCGCAAGCTGTTCGAGGGCGAGCGCGGTCTGGGCTATCCGCGGGAGCGCGCCGAGATCATGCGCAAGAACCGCGGCATCCTGAAGGATCTGAAAGCCGTGACCTGCAAGGACATGCTGACGGTTCTGAAATCCATCGACCAGGATCTGCTCAAGGCGACCGTGGCGGGTGAACGCTTCTCCGAATACTTCTTCGCCAATGCGACGGACCAGGGCATTCGCGACTATCTGAAGAGCGTCGTCAGCACTTCGCCGGTGCTTGAAACGGTCTGA